The proteins below are encoded in one region of Streptomyces roseirectus:
- a CDS encoding AAA family ATPase, producing MRLTSFKSFTDQCLPLQDLTVLIGRNGSGKSNALDGLMVLSRLALGEPVRDVLDGPRSGGEEPIRGGVEGCAPLGEDSFKLGCRVRSGQAVFDLDVEIAVRPEVRILREELTAVEGVPYGGRRLAAGRALLASDPVDPRRSDLKVRYFNGRRGLDPGVPFVADRLLTTQVPARLPATTEATKVVHRAAQDVLAVLREVFLLDPVPHLMRQYVNARDTELRRSADNLSAAVESLHQTDSAAFDRLTDLVAGMPEYPVRGISSVDTRLGDVQLVLRESGYHGTDHDVPARLLSDGMLRFLAFGTALLSAPVSDDGKGPLPAQRHLVIEEIENGLYPTQAARVLRLMKEESEHRSIDVLFTTHSPALLNSLAAQDHSGVVVCSRDRMTGESVLTRLTELPGYVDLLAAGDLGDAVTKDRLPDAVLPRDTSMTSVEDFLRSL from the coding sequence GTGCGCCTGACCTCTTTCAAGAGCTTCACCGACCAGTGCCTGCCGCTCCAAGACCTCACGGTACTGATCGGGCGCAACGGCAGCGGTAAGTCCAATGCTCTCGATGGACTGATGGTGCTGTCCCGGCTTGCCCTGGGTGAGCCGGTCCGGGATGTGTTGGACGGGCCGAGGAGCGGGGGAGAAGAGCCGATCCGGGGCGGGGTTGAGGGGTGTGCCCCACTGGGAGAGGACAGTTTCAAGCTCGGCTGCCGTGTGCGATCCGGCCAGGCGGTCTTCGATCTCGATGTGGAGATCGCGGTGCGCCCCGAGGTGCGGATCCTGCGGGAGGAGCTGACGGCCGTGGAGGGCGTGCCCTACGGGGGCCGTCGGCTCGCGGCGGGCCGCGCGTTGCTGGCCAGCGACCCCGTTGACCCTCGCCGGAGCGATCTCAAGGTCCGCTATTTCAACGGACGGCGCGGTCTCGATCCGGGTGTCCCTTTCGTAGCCGACCGGCTGCTGACGACTCAGGTTCCGGCACGGCTGCCCGCGACGACGGAAGCAACCAAGGTGGTACACCGAGCTGCACAGGACGTCCTCGCTGTGCTGCGCGAAGTCTTCCTGCTGGATCCTGTCCCGCATCTCATGAGGCAGTACGTCAATGCCCGCGACACGGAACTCAGGCGGAGCGCCGACAACCTGAGCGCAGCGGTGGAGAGCCTGCATCAGACGGATTCCGCCGCGTTCGACAGGCTGACGGATCTGGTGGCGGGCATGCCCGAGTATCCCGTGCGGGGCATCAGCAGCGTCGACACGAGGCTCGGTGATGTGCAGTTGGTGCTGCGTGAGTCGGGCTACCACGGAACGGACCACGATGTCCCGGCTCGACTCCTCAGCGACGGGATGCTGCGCTTTCTGGCCTTCGGTACGGCGCTGCTCAGCGCTCCCGTCTCCGACGACGGTAAGGGGCCACTGCCGGCCCAGCGGCACCTGGTGATCGAGGAGATCGAGAACGGCCTCTACCCCACACAGGCCGCACGCGTGCTGCGCCTGATGAAGGAGGAGTCGGAGCACCGTAGCATCGACGTACTGTTCACCACGCATAGTCCGGCGCTGCTCAACTCCCTTGCAGCGCAGGACCATTCAGGTGTTGTGGTGTGCAGCAGAGATCGGATGACGGGGGAGAGCGTGCTGACCCGTCTGACGGAGCTACCCGGTTACGTTGATCTGCTGGCAGCCGGTGACCTGGGCGACGCGGTCACTAAGGACCGCTTGCCGGATGCCGTCCTTCCGCGAGACACGAGCATGACCAGTGTCGAGGATTTCCTGAGGAGCCTGTGA
- a CDS encoding DUF397 domain-containing protein has product MTTEVSLRWVKSSYSDNGGNCVEVALWAKSSYSDNGGDCVEIAVNMAPQGTVPIRDSKTPHGPELAISAPAFTSFTESLKADKPTA; this is encoded by the coding sequence GTGACTACCGAAGTTTCCCTCCGCTGGGTCAAGTCCTCGTACAGCGACAACGGTGGCAACTGCGTCGAGGTCGCGCTCTGGGCCAAGTCCTCGTACAGCGACAACGGCGGCGACTGCGTCGAGATCGCGGTGAACATGGCCCCCCAAGGCACCGTCCCCATCCGCGACTCCAAAACCCCCCACGGCCCCGAACTCGCCATCTCCGCCCCCGCGTTCACCTCCTTCACGGAGAGCCTCAAGGCCGACAAGCCCACCGCCTGA
- a CDS encoding winged helix-turn-helix domain-containing protein, protein MFEFDPTRPKWQQIVEVVRARIKSGEYPPRHLVSEVQLGEEFDVARPTVRKATAALRAEGLITTTPGMGSFVKDQSTGEPKTD, encoded by the coding sequence GTGTTCGAGTTCGATCCCACCCGTCCCAAGTGGCAGCAAATCGTCGAAGTGGTCCGCGCGCGTATCAAGAGCGGCGAGTACCCACCGCGCCACCTGGTGTCCGAGGTGCAGCTCGGCGAAGAGTTCGACGTGGCCCGGCCCACCGTCCGCAAAGCCACCGCCGCCCTCCGCGCCGAGGGCCTGATCACCACCACCCCCGGCATGGGCTCCTTCGTCAAGGACCAGAGCACGGGCGAGCCCAAGACCGACTAG
- a CDS encoding helix-turn-helix domain-containing protein, with protein sequence MNRKELNPDASPQAEFGAFFRSVREEQGWRQEDLSEPMGYSGSHISAVETGRKWPTLRFARSADTTLGTGDRFEQKWREIKHGVLLEGFPEYVMYEGKAIEVRLYDIGVIPGLLQTPDYARVLANSAVQRGAVTQQQADERVSFLLRRQKTLFQRSRPPMMFVVMDESCIRRPIGGPEVMAAQLDHLIEFAANPRTMLQIAPFEMGERRSLYLPVNLITMPDRTMVYYAESQAQGNFDRESPAVAAALTAYHQLQAEALSQAESVAMIRQVRKGTP encoded by the coding sequence GTGAACCGCAAAGAGCTGAATCCGGACGCCTCGCCTCAAGCGGAGTTCGGCGCGTTCTTCCGCAGCGTGCGTGAGGAACAGGGCTGGCGGCAGGAAGACCTGTCCGAGCCCATGGGCTACTCGGGTTCGCACATCTCAGCGGTGGAAACTGGTCGCAAGTGGCCAACTTTGCGGTTCGCGCGAAGTGCGGACACGACGCTGGGCACCGGTGACCGCTTCGAGCAGAAGTGGCGCGAGATCAAGCACGGGGTGCTGCTGGAGGGGTTCCCCGAGTACGTGATGTACGAGGGCAAGGCCATAGAGGTCAGGCTCTACGACATCGGAGTCATCCCCGGCCTGCTGCAAACGCCGGACTATGCGCGGGTGTTGGCAAACAGCGCCGTGCAGCGAGGAGCCGTCACTCAACAGCAGGCCGACGAGCGAGTCTCGTTCCTGTTGCGGCGCCAGAAGACGCTGTTCCAGCGTTCCCGCCCACCGATGATGTTCGTGGTGATGGACGAGAGCTGCATCCGCCGTCCCATCGGGGGCCCTGAGGTCATGGCGGCTCAGCTCGACCACCTGATCGAGTTCGCCGCCAACCCCCGGACGATGCTTCAGATCGCCCCGTTCGAAATGGGGGAGCGCCGTTCGCTCTATCTGCCCGTGAACCTGATCACCATGCCCGACCGGACCATGGTCTACTACGCGGAGTCCCAGGCCCAGGGAAACTTCGACCGTGAATCCCCCGCTGTGGCAGCGGCTTTGACGGCCTACCATCAACTACAGGCCGAGGCGCTGTCCCAGGCAGAGTCCGTGGCCATGATCAGACAGGTTCGAAAGGGCACACCGTGA